Proteins co-encoded in one Rhodopirellula bahusiensis genomic window:
- a CDS encoding UvrD-helicase domain-containing protein, whose translation MARLRNRNLKIEKQSWQPVGIESLEDNALTAVQAERNSIVVAGPGAGKTELLAQRADYLLRTDTSKSPRRILAISLKRDAAKNLQDRVGKRLPAELAERFDSMTLDAFSKNLVDRFRLAIPEFWRPNDDYRIEFNIKEERADRMIREAAQRLNCEPADVAGIGPIRWYRECFSLRLPIDGSAILEIGSIREQLAVSQWQHYLHGKYRYLNFHMIARLAELALRTNPAVLHAMRATYSHVFLDEFQDTTNLHYDLLRTAFLESDSVLTAVGDTKQCIMTWAGALAGITKRYSEEFAADPYVLRANYRSEPELIHIIGSLAQQIEPEAILPICGRGRESGKGQCRVIAFSDEAEEAIAIALVLNELVEDEGVEPRDICVICRKFVGQYSSNLVEALQQINGLARVRDETKLQDLLAEPLVELVVDAFLVAVSDEPQPDSWSRLQSVLEKTGRSDSTQQQKIRNKLLSTLIDCLRLSLPQCEKTDDGIKVEVNRVIDAIGEKSFRQSHPQYRQGTFFEETVSNVVKQLGYRYGDEPHQFGTWTDVIGDLLGETSIPVMTIHKSKGLEYHTVIFVGLEDAAFNNLKDPAGDANAFFVAFSRAKQRVLFTFAKSRFRRKQSRKNVNLLYGWLEEAGVGIENASDIKFDESIW comes from the coding sequence ATGGCTAGACTGCGTAATCGAAATCTGAAGATTGAAAAGCAGTCTTGGCAGCCCGTTGGAATCGAGTCTCTGGAAGACAACGCCCTGACCGCTGTTCAAGCTGAACGGAACAGTATCGTCGTTGCTGGCCCAGGTGCCGGTAAAACTGAATTGCTGGCTCAGCGAGCTGACTACCTGCTGCGAACGGACACAAGCAAGTCACCTCGCCGAATCCTCGCAATCAGCCTAAAGCGTGATGCTGCGAAGAACTTGCAGGATCGTGTCGGGAAGCGTCTGCCTGCGGAACTTGCAGAGCGATTCGACTCGATGACGCTCGACGCGTTCAGCAAGAATCTTGTCGATAGATTTCGCCTGGCAATTCCAGAATTCTGGCGACCAAACGACGACTATCGTATTGAATTCAACATAAAGGAGGAGCGTGCAGACCGTATGATCCGAGAGGCGGCCCAACGACTCAATTGCGAACCCGCTGACGTGGCGGGCATTGGACCAATCCGGTGGTATCGGGAGTGCTTTTCACTTCGGCTCCCAATCGACGGAAGTGCGATCCTGGAAATCGGTTCCATACGCGAACAATTGGCCGTGTCTCAGTGGCAGCACTATCTTCATGGAAAATACCGCTACCTCAACTTTCACATGATCGCTCGTCTTGCAGAGCTGGCGTTGCGAACCAACCCGGCAGTTTTGCACGCAATGCGGGCAACCTACTCTCACGTTTTCCTCGATGAATTCCAGGACACGACAAACCTTCACTACGATCTTCTACGAACCGCATTTCTTGAATCAGACTCAGTCTTGACCGCAGTGGGCGATACGAAGCAGTGCATCATGACTTGGGCAGGGGCATTGGCCGGAATCACGAAGCGATACTCGGAAGAATTCGCTGCAGATCCCTACGTGCTTCGAGCCAACTATCGTTCAGAACCCGAACTGATCCACATCATTGGATCACTTGCCCAGCAGATCGAGCCCGAGGCGATTCTCCCCATTTGTGGACGGGGGCGTGAGTCTGGAAAGGGCCAATGTCGTGTCATCGCGTTCTCGGATGAAGCAGAGGAGGCGATCGCAATCGCATTGGTATTGAATGAACTGGTCGAGGATGAAGGTGTCGAACCGCGAGACATCTGTGTGATCTGTCGGAAATTTGTCGGTCAATACTCATCCAATCTGGTCGAGGCGTTGCAGCAGATCAACGGTTTGGCGAGAGTGCGCGATGAAACAAAACTACAGGACTTGCTGGCTGAGCCCCTTGTCGAACTGGTTGTAGATGCTTTTCTCGTCGCGGTAAGCGATGAGCCTCAGCCGGATTCATGGTCCCGCCTTCAATCAGTACTAGAGAAGACTGGACGCAGTGACTCCACTCAACAGCAGAAGATTCGCAACAAACTGCTTAGCACTTTGATCGACTGTTTGCGGCTATCACTTCCGCAGTGTGAAAAGACAGACGATGGGATCAAGGTCGAAGTGAATCGAGTCATCGACGCAATTGGAGAAAAGTCGTTTCGACAAAGTCATCCACAATATCGACAAGGTACCTTCTTCGAGGAAACTGTCTCCAACGTAGTCAAGCAACTTGGGTATCGCTACGGCGACGAACCACATCAGTTTGGAACCTGGACCGATGTAATCGGCGATCTACTGGGCGAGACTTCAATTCCGGTGATGACAATTCATAAAAGCAAAGGACTGGAATATCACACCGTTATATTCGTCGGGCTTGAAGATGCTGCATTCAACAACCTCAAAGACCCAGCCGGAGACGCGAATGCGTTTTTCGTCGCCTTCTCACGAGCGAAACAACGCGTGCTTTTCACTTTCGCAAAATCTCGGTTCAGGCGGAAGCAGAGCCGTAAGAACGTCAATCTGTTGTACGGTTGGCTAGAAGAAGCCGGCGTCGGTATCGAAAACGCATCGGACATCAAATTCGACGAGTCGATTTGGTGA
- a CDS encoding RES family NAD+ phosphorylase yields MLPNKCVGAGRIKRAGKPVFYGAEDEKTAVMECRPCRGEVLSVATLRTNQDRRILDLSRKSFVGKESTTCFCSKSRSYI; encoded by the coding sequence ATGCTGCCCAACAAGTGTGTTGGTGCTGGACGCATCAAAAGGGCAGGCAAGCCTGTGTTCTATGGTGCCGAAGATGAAAAGACCGCAGTCATGGAATGTCGTCCATGCCGAGGCGAAGTTCTTTCGGTCGCAACCCTCAGGACGAACCAAGATCGACGCATTCTGGATTTGAGTCGCAAGTCGTTCGTGGGCAAAGAGTCCACGACATGTTTCTGTTCCAAGAGCCGTTCATATATTTGA
- a CDS encoding ATP-dependent nuclease, with translation MKISFLSFCNFRCFGPAPVSIDLNDISVLIGENGAGKSAALLGLARLFGLTKEQRSIRADDFHLPVGVSRSDADLKSLSLWIEARIEFDTEGGGDDASAIPEHFKQMRVNEPGGRPYCRIRLEAVWQKGNLPEGEVEQSLNWIKTSSDISEEINDEYRQPLSAFERQRIHVHYIPGARDPSKHVRVSSQSLLKRLLDAARWTDDLADSINAATDGIVSNFSSEPAITELQRSLNESWNGLYNRSRFKEIVLHLETQTVEDFVSSFTAGMKTAAEDDCVPVDRLSDGLRSLLYFSIVKSAFQIEQAAIDDFSGEHAFDEERLDPPLLTVFAVEEPETHLAPHLLGRVVKMFREIIKPPRAQAIFSSHSPSVLARIEPEEIRYLRLDPTTAVASAHKLDLPTEQCDADKFIRQAVRAYPELYFARLVVLGEGDSEQVVLARLLDTNDLPSDPNVISVVPLGGRHVNHMWRLLNSLSIPHLTLLDMDCDRKGGGWGRIHYVCEQLIELGHKREDILEISDGDSTSVLSEEKFAEMPTWGVPDEYFMGWVKSLREYGVYFSDPLDLDYSMLQKFPGEYHETADGEPRSLSDDPKVRKTQVAGLFRSVFGKGKIAQPDRLESHHESLRWYRYLFIQRSKPATHMAALAEIEDEDLLAKCPDELKRLIRAVKRKIKNG, from the coding sequence ATGAAAATCAGCTTCCTGAGTTTCTGCAACTTTCGTTGCTTTGGACCTGCCCCAGTTTCGATCGACTTGAACGATATCTCGGTTTTGATAGGTGAGAACGGGGCTGGAAAGTCAGCCGCTCTTCTCGGACTGGCTCGTTTGTTCGGACTCACCAAAGAGCAACGTTCAATTCGCGCCGATGACTTTCATTTGCCGGTTGGAGTTTCGCGATCTGATGCCGATCTAAAGTCGTTGTCACTTTGGATCGAGGCCAGAATCGAATTCGATACGGAAGGCGGCGGAGATGATGCGTCCGCTATTCCTGAGCATTTCAAGCAGATGCGGGTGAATGAACCCGGTGGTCGACCGTATTGTCGAATCCGCCTCGAAGCAGTCTGGCAGAAAGGTAATTTGCCTGAAGGTGAGGTGGAGCAATCGCTGAACTGGATCAAAACGTCGTCTGATATTTCAGAAGAAATTAACGACGAATATCGCCAGCCACTTTCGGCATTCGAGCGACAGCGAATTCACGTTCACTACATTCCCGGAGCACGTGATCCATCGAAGCATGTCCGCGTTTCATCACAATCGCTGCTCAAACGGTTGCTCGATGCCGCTCGTTGGACAGACGACCTTGCCGATTCGATCAACGCTGCGACCGACGGAATCGTAAGCAACTTTAGTAGTGAACCGGCAATTACAGAGCTTCAGCGTTCGCTCAATGAGTCTTGGAACGGGTTGTACAACCGCAGTCGATTCAAAGAAATTGTATTGCACCTCGAAACACAAACCGTTGAAGACTTCGTCTCGTCCTTCACAGCAGGAATGAAAACCGCAGCAGAAGATGATTGTGTTCCTGTAGATCGATTGAGCGACGGGCTGCGATCACTCTTGTACTTTTCGATAGTTAAATCCGCCTTTCAGATCGAGCAGGCCGCAATCGATGACTTCTCTGGCGAGCACGCGTTCGACGAAGAACGCCTTGACCCTCCGTTGCTGACAGTTTTCGCGGTCGAAGAGCCAGAGACCCACCTCGCTCCGCATTTGCTGGGGCGGGTCGTAAAAATGTTTCGCGAGATCATCAAACCGCCGAGGGCTCAAGCGATTTTTTCGTCGCACTCTCCGTCGGTGCTTGCCCGAATTGAACCTGAAGAGATTCGTTACTTGCGGCTTGATCCAACCACGGCGGTCGCGTCCGCTCACAAACTGGATCTTCCGACAGAACAGTGTGATGCGGACAAGTTCATTCGACAGGCGGTTCGTGCCTATCCGGAACTCTATTTCGCTCGTCTCGTTGTTCTCGGAGAAGGAGATAGCGAACAAGTTGTACTGGCACGTCTCCTTGATACGAACGATTTACCTTCCGATCCCAATGTCATTTCTGTCGTTCCACTCGGTGGTCGTCATGTGAACCACATGTGGCGACTGCTCAATAGTCTTTCCATTCCCCATCTCACATTGCTAGACATGGATTGCGATCGAAAGGGCGGCGGCTGGGGGCGGATTCACTACGTTTGTGAACAACTCATTGAACTTGGGCATAAGCGAGAAGATATTCTCGAAATTAGTGATGGCGATAGCACATCAGTCCTGAGCGAGGAGAAATTCGCTGAGATGCCCACTTGGGGTGTGCCAGACGAGTATTTCATGGGATGGGTGAAGAGCTTGCGCGAATATGGCGTCTACTTTTCAGACCCGCTCGATCTGGATTATTCGATGCTGCAAAAGTTTCCGGGGGAGTACCACGAGACCGCTGACGGCGAGCCACGATCACTTTCCGACGATCCGAAAGTTCGGAAGACCCAGGTAGCAGGTCTATTCCGAAGCGTCTTCGGAAAGGGCAAGATTGCGCAACCCGATCGACTTGAGTCTCATCACGAAAGTCTGCGATGGTATCGCTACCTCTTTATTCAACGCAGCAAACCCGCGACGCACATGGCGGCTCTTGCTGAAATTGAAGACGAAGACTTGCTGGCGAAATGCCCTGACGAATTGAAGAGACTGATTCGCGCGGTCAAGAGGAAAATTAAAAATGGCTAG